In one window of Opitutus sp. GAS368 DNA:
- a CDS encoding ATP-binding protein, translating into MSSLIFIAALLTLAIGASVLWINSRRFTNQVFALASLTSAAWLLFFVFALRAGESTPVINPVPWLRATSAAGAFFPWIIWLFMQSILTAEGQAKAALRRSWPWFLIGAVLAVLCFTELFIPSTSTPENPRRGVGYLIYTIVSVGLYAFLVIQSYRLLRREQGVRRIELQFLTFNSALSCLLAIAINAGGTYLNLRFLSRLSPITVVTFYALTAWAVTVHRIFDARQVFLSVVQRLVLVTILCSGIFGGWWLFGLILLPPVDLILSIAVCSSLAFLLERKTREWFRLGPEHNIAAIRRTMTDLARSEPNPDQLVTAFENLLRTWGQASYARLLFDSGEVYAAGDLEFSKERPAHASLCRTGWTTPESLQRQRAEPGLVDLRHFLTEFDLGLAVTAPRGSTTPSLVLVLGTKVNHRPFTYPEVQQVQEIAEFMDNILARSRLTMQARQSEQLATIGLLGASLAHEIRNPLVSIKTFAHLLPTRFDDPEFRRRFNVLIPAEVDRIDSLTQQLLDLSNPRRHQMERIALHAVARETVELMLTRAAEARVSLTSTYNAATDTIWADASAIRQVLINLLINAFQALESQETDRRVDLRTRNSPNGSVILEISDNGPGIPLDQRARLFHPFVSTKTKGMGLGLAVCADILHEHKATIIVPDNERPGATFRITFPCPPPLS; encoded by the coding sequence ATGTCCTCCCTGATTTTCATCGCTGCACTGCTGACCCTCGCCATCGGGGCGAGCGTTCTCTGGATCAACTCCCGCCGCTTCACCAACCAGGTTTTTGCGCTCGCTTCCCTGACCTCGGCCGCGTGGCTGCTGTTCTTCGTTTTCGCCTTGAGGGCGGGCGAAAGCACCCCGGTGATCAACCCGGTGCCGTGGCTGCGCGCGACCTCGGCCGCTGGTGCCTTCTTCCCTTGGATCATCTGGCTGTTCATGCAGTCAATCCTGACCGCCGAGGGCCAAGCCAAGGCCGCTTTGCGGCGCTCGTGGCCTTGGTTCCTGATCGGCGCCGTGCTGGCCGTGCTCTGCTTCACGGAGCTCTTCATTCCCAGCACATCCACTCCGGAGAACCCGCGGCGCGGCGTGGGCTATCTCATCTACACCATTGTCAGTGTGGGTCTGTATGCCTTTCTGGTGATCCAATCCTACCGCCTGCTTCGCCGGGAGCAGGGAGTGCGCCGCATCGAACTGCAGTTTCTGACCTTCAACAGCGCCCTCAGCTGCCTGCTCGCCATCGCCATCAACGCCGGCGGCACCTATCTCAACCTGCGCTTTCTCTCCCGGCTCAGCCCGATCACGGTCGTCACTTTCTACGCCCTCACGGCTTGGGCGGTAACCGTCCACCGCATCTTCGACGCAAGACAGGTGTTTCTTTCTGTAGTGCAACGCCTGGTCCTCGTCACGATATTGTGTAGCGGCATATTCGGTGGTTGGTGGCTCTTCGGTCTGATCCTTCTCCCACCGGTCGATCTGATCCTGAGCATCGCCGTGTGCAGCTCCCTCGCCTTCCTGCTCGAGCGCAAGACCCGCGAGTGGTTCCGCCTCGGCCCCGAGCACAATATCGCCGCCATCCGCCGCACCATGACCGACCTCGCGCGCAGCGAGCCCAACCCCGACCAACTCGTCACCGCCTTTGAGAACCTGCTGCGGACCTGGGGCCAGGCCAGCTACGCCCGCCTGCTCTTCGACAGCGGCGAGGTCTACGCCGCCGGCGACCTCGAGTTCAGCAAAGAACGCCCGGCCCACGCTTCGCTCTGCCGGACCGGCTGGACCACCCCCGAGAGCCTCCAGCGCCAGCGCGCCGAGCCGGGCCTCGTCGACCTCCGCCACTTCCTCACCGAGTTCGACCTCGGCCTGGCCGTCACCGCCCCGCGGGGCAGCACCACGCCGTCGCTGGTCCTCGTCCTCGGCACCAAGGTCAATCACCGGCCCTTCACCTACCCCGAGGTGCAGCAGGTCCAGGAGATCGCCGAGTTCATGGACAACATCCTCGCGCGCTCCCGCCTCACGATGCAGGCGCGTCAGTCCGAGCAGCTCGCGACCATCGGCCTGCTCGGCGCCAGCCTGGCCCACGAGATCCGCAACCCGCTCGTCTCGATCAAGACCTTCGCCCACCTCCTGCCCACCCGCTTCGACGACCCGGAGTTCCGCCGCCGCTTCAACGTCCTCATCCCCGCCGAGGTGGACCGCATCGACAGCCTCACCCAGCAGCTCCTCGACCTCTCCAACCCCCGCCGGCACCAGATGGAGCGCATCGCCCTCCACGCCGTCGCCCGCGAGACCGTCGAGCTCATGCTCACCCGCGCCGCCGAGGCCCGCGTCTCCCTGACCAGCACCTACAACGCCGCGACGGACACCATCTGGGCCGACGCGAGCGCCATCCGCCAGGTCCTCATCAATCTTCTGATCAACGCCTTTCAGGCCCTCGAAAGCCAGGAAACCGACCGCCGCGTGGACCTCCGCACCCGGAATTCCCCCAATGGCAGCGTCATCCTCGAGATCAGCGACAACGGCCCCGGCATCCCGCTGGACCAGCGCGCCAGGCTCTTCCACCCATTTGTCTCCACGAAAACCAAGGGCATGGGCCTGGGCCTGGCGGTGTGCGCGGATATCTTGCACGAACACAAGGCCACCATCATTGTGCCTGACAACGAACGCCCCGGCGCTACTTTCCGCATCACGTTTCCATGCCCGCCTCCCTTATCCTGA
- a CDS encoding beta-ketoacyl-[acyl-carrier-protein] synthase family protein yields the protein MRRRVKITGIGPVTPAGIGREDFFRGINESVSRVRAITRFDPEAGQFIGAEIPDFDLKKYAPEENPRRLSRHTQFSLVAAILALKDAGLTPADLARHNPVVLTGTSIMDFDKIGRGMELVMKKGVRYTPGSIMYEASVANVAGKIVEWLGIPARMLTMQTSCCSGLDAVGQAADLVASGQTDLALCGGSESPLSYYPMLGFNASELSPATNETPEKACRPFDLWRSTGVLGEGACIFVLEPEHSPRPAVAWITGYSYANDQDGQAAMGLVECVRQALANAQRRSDEVNFINAWGTGHRVIDANESRAMAHLYGSRLAEIPVSSIKGAIGTALGASGPIQAASTALSLQQGLIPPTVNWESPDPACPLNLSNQPRRLPVRVAVVNSHGLSGSNAALVVER from the coding sequence ATGCGTCGCCGCGTTAAAATCACCGGCATCGGCCCGGTCACACCCGCAGGCATCGGCCGTGAGGATTTCTTCCGCGGCATCAACGAATCCGTCAGCCGCGTGCGCGCCATCACCCGCTTCGACCCGGAGGCCGGACAGTTCATCGGGGCGGAGATCCCGGACTTTGACTTGAAGAAGTATGCGCCTGAGGAAAATCCCCGGCGCCTTTCACGCCACACCCAGTTCAGCCTGGTGGCGGCGATACTGGCGTTGAAGGATGCCGGCCTTACTCCCGCTGATCTGGCGAGGCACAATCCGGTGGTACTGACCGGCACGTCCATCATGGACTTCGACAAGATCGGGCGAGGGATGGAGCTGGTTATGAAAAAGGGGGTGCGCTACACGCCCGGCAGCATCATGTATGAGGCCTCGGTCGCGAATGTGGCCGGGAAGATCGTCGAATGGCTCGGGATCCCCGCCAGGATGCTGACGATGCAGACCTCTTGCTGTTCGGGCCTCGACGCCGTGGGCCAGGCCGCCGACCTCGTCGCCAGTGGCCAGACCGACCTCGCGCTTTGTGGAGGCAGCGAATCTCCGCTCTCCTATTACCCCATGCTCGGGTTCAACGCCTCGGAACTCAGCCCCGCCACCAACGAGACCCCGGAAAAAGCCTGCCGGCCCTTCGACCTGTGGCGTTCCACCGGTGTGCTTGGCGAGGGCGCCTGCATCTTCGTGCTTGAACCCGAACACAGCCCGCGACCCGCCGTGGCTTGGATCACCGGTTACAGCTACGCCAACGACCAGGACGGGCAGGCGGCCATGGGCCTGGTGGAATGCGTCCGGCAGGCCCTCGCCAATGCCCAGCGTCGCTCGGACGAAGTGAACTTCATCAATGCCTGGGGCACCGGCCATCGCGTGATCGATGCCAATGAGTCCCGCGCCATGGCGCACCTGTATGGCAGCCGGCTGGCAGAAATCCCGGTCAGCTCGATCAAGGGGGCCATCGGCACCGCCCTCGGCGCGTCAGGCCCGATCCAGGCAGCCAGCACGGCGCTGAGCCTGCAGCAGGGCCTGATCCCGCCGACCGTGAACTGGGAAAGTCCCGATCCGGCCTGCCCCCTGAATCTGTCCAACCAGCCCCGCCGTCTGCCGGTGCGGGTCGCCGTGGTCAACAGCCACGGCCTCTCGGGCAGCAATGCCGCGCTCGTGGTCGAAAGATAA